From the genome of Virgibacillus siamensis, one region includes:
- a CDS encoding HAD family hydrolase: MKKAIMFDLDDTLLWDEKSVKTAFRKTCNAAREKYDINPAELEERVREQARSLYAAYDTFPFTKMIGINPFEGLWADFSDEGKEFQKLKALAPAYRRQSWTRGLSELGIADPEFGAELAETFPVMRKNSAFVYDDTFSVLDQMGKKYKLLLLTNGSPSLQQTKLDLTPELKQYFNHIVISGSFGKGKPDTSIFEYAVGRLGLESNEVLMVGDNLRTDILGAVRSGIDSVWINRREMKADDVKPAYEIERLEELLPLLESLGET; this comes from the coding sequence ATGAAAAAAGCAATTATGTTCGATTTGGATGATACACTGCTCTGGGATGAAAAAAGTGTTAAAACAGCCTTTCGGAAAACATGTAATGCGGCTCGGGAAAAATATGATATCAATCCGGCAGAACTGGAAGAGCGGGTCCGTGAACAGGCACGTTCGCTTTATGCCGCTTATGATACATTTCCATTCACAAAAATGATTGGTATCAATCCGTTCGAAGGTTTGTGGGCCGATTTTTCCGATGAGGGAAAGGAATTTCAAAAATTGAAAGCACTTGCTCCTGCGTATCGCAGACAAAGCTGGACACGCGGCCTGAGCGAATTGGGGATTGCCGACCCGGAATTTGGTGCGGAATTGGCGGAAACATTCCCGGTAATGCGTAAAAATAGTGCATTTGTATATGATGATACATTTTCCGTTCTGGATCAGATGGGAAAAAAATATAAACTGCTGCTGCTTACGAACGGTTCACCGTCCCTCCAGCAAACCAAACTGGATTTAACTCCTGAATTGAAGCAGTACTTTAACCATATCGTGATTTCCGGTTCGTTTGGAAAAGGAAAACCGGACACATCGATTTTTGAATATGCGGTGGGGCGATTGGGGCTTGAGTCAAATGAAGTGCTGATGGTTGGCGATAATTTGCGGACCGATATTTTAGGTGCTGTAAGAAGCGGAATTGATTCTGTTTGGATTAACAGACGTGAAATGAAGGCGGACGACGTGAAACCGGCGTATGAGATTGAAAGACTGGAAGAGCTTCTTCCATTGCTGGAGTCGTTGGGGGAAACGTAA
- a CDS encoding N-acetylmuramoyl-L-alanine amidase, with protein sequence MKLYLDPGHGGSDPGAQGNGLDEKDITLDIALRIRNLLNNNYKDADVRMSRTGDSSVSLDERTNEANAWGADYFLSIHCNAFNGDAQGYEDYIHSSLSDSSKTAEYRDVMHEEVTKVNRLRDRGKKKANFHVLRESVMPAMLSENGFITNDHDAALMRDASWRQTVAQGHVNGLERAFGLKPKEESDVLYKVIAGSFQSRKNAEQRADYLKSKGIEAFVSPATISGEQWYRVQAGAFSKRKNAEQRLEKVRNAGIKDAYILKEGKGADSGGGSDGYAIKGKTFLSPELMDQFVKEVNADAIKIGIHYLIFGEYYGIRGDVAFAQAMHETDYLRFTGVVQPEQNNFCGLGATGPDNPGASFDTPREGVLAHIQHLFAYATTDSLPDKYPLVDPRFDLVARGSAPTWVKLNGKWAVPGDNYGQSILKLYERMLTSSIEQFQQLKQKIT encoded by the coding sequence ATGAAACTTTATTTGGACCCGGGACACGGGGGATCAGATCCTGGTGCACAGGGGAATGGTTTGGATGAAAAGGATATCACGCTGGATATTGCGTTGCGAATTCGTAATCTTTTGAACAATAATTACAAAGATGCTGATGTGCGAATGAGCCGCACGGGCGACAGCAGTGTAAGTTTGGATGAACGGACAAACGAGGCAAATGCCTGGGGCGCGGATTACTTTTTATCGATTCACTGCAATGCTTTTAATGGAGATGCACAAGGATATGAAGACTATATTCACAGTAGTTTGTCCGATTCATCGAAAACAGCGGAATACCGGGATGTTATGCATGAAGAGGTCACAAAGGTCAATCGGCTTCGGGATCGCGGGAAGAAAAAAGCCAATTTTCATGTTCTGCGTGAATCTGTGATGCCGGCAATGCTGTCAGAAAACGGATTTATTACGAATGATCATGATGCTGCATTGATGCGTGATGCATCGTGGCGCCAAACAGTGGCGCAGGGTCATGTGAATGGACTTGAGCGGGCTTTCGGTTTAAAGCCAAAAGAGGAGTCCGACGTACTTTATAAAGTGATTGCCGGTTCGTTTCAGTCGAGGAAAAATGCTGAACAGCGGGCCGATTACCTGAAATCAAAAGGAATTGAAGCTTTTGTCAGTCCGGCAACAATTTCCGGTGAGCAATGGTATCGTGTTCAGGCAGGTGCATTTTCAAAACGGAAAAATGCGGAGCAGCGATTGGAAAAAGTACGGAATGCCGGAATTAAGGACGCATATATTTTGAAAGAAGGGAAAGGGGCTGACAGTGGAGGCGGTTCGGATGGATACGCTATTAAGGGAAAAACTTTTCTATCCCCGGAATTGATGGATCAGTTTGTTAAGGAAGTAAACGCGGACGCAATTAAAATCGGGATCCATTATTTAATTTTTGGTGAATATTACGGGATTCGAGGGGATGTTGCTTTTGCCCAGGCGATGCATGAGACAGATTATTTAAGATTTACGGGTGTTGTACAGCCGGAGCAAAATAATTTTTGCGGATTGGGTGCTACCGGACCGGATAATCCAGGAGCCAGTTTTGATACACCCCGTGAAGGCGTGCTGGCACATATTCAGCATTTGTTTGCATATGCAACGACAGATTCACTGCCGGACAAATACCCATTGGTTGATCCGCGCTTTGATTTGGTAGCCCGGGGATCTGCCCCAACTTGGGTTAAGTTAAACGGTAAATGGGCAGTACCAGGTGACAATTATGGACAGTCCATTCTGAAACTGTATGAGCGAATGCTGACCAGCTCCATCGAGCAATTCCAGCAACTCAAGCAAAAAATAACCTAA
- the serA gene encoding phosphoglycerate dehydrogenase, producing MTFNILIADPLSEDGIHPLRDSDQVNITVKTDFTEEELTERISEYDALIVRSQTKVTRNIIQHADNLKIVGRAGVGVDNIDLDAATEHGIIIVNAPNGNTNSAAEHTMAMLMSLSRNIPQAYLSLKNNEWNRKKYVGVELKNKTLGIIGLGRIGTEVASRAKGQRMDIIAYDPFLTEEKAEQLGIRFGSVEDVLRAADFITVHTPLLKETKHMLNAEAFDQMKQGVQIINCARGGIIDEDAMYRAIQSGKVAGAAMDVFEEEPFLDNKLLELPEVIATPHLGASTVEAQENVAIDVCQDVIRFLTGDSVRNPVNLPAVPQEIMSKIEPYFNLAEKLGNFLTHLTDEVIEEINIYYSGDLSEIEAAPITRNTVKGLLQRHLGDHINDVNALFLAEQKGISINENKTSRARGFTNLLTVEVKTKSATRSVAGTLLNGLGARIVKVDHYSVDFTPAGHLVVIHHQDQPGVIGKMGSLLADNQVNIATMQVDRSDIGGDAIMMLTVDRHPEKEILDQLYELDEIKDVTPIDL from the coding sequence ATGACTTTCAATATACTGATTGCAGACCCGTTAAGTGAGGATGGCATTCACCCCCTGCGTGATTCAGATCAAGTGAACATAACAGTGAAAACGGATTTTACAGAGGAGGAACTGACAGAGCGGATTTCTGAATATGACGCACTGATTGTACGCAGCCAAACAAAGGTAACCCGGAATATCATTCAGCATGCAGATAATTTAAAAATTGTCGGCCGCGCCGGTGTTGGTGTTGACAACATCGATCTTGATGCGGCAACCGAACATGGAATAATTATCGTAAACGCACCAAATGGCAATACAAACTCAGCAGCTGAACATACAATGGCCATGCTGATGTCATTGTCCAGAAACATCCCTCAGGCATATCTTTCCCTGAAAAATAACGAATGGAATCGGAAAAAATATGTCGGTGTTGAACTGAAGAATAAGACATTGGGCATCATTGGTCTTGGAAGAATCGGAACGGAAGTAGCATCACGTGCAAAGGGGCAACGAATGGATATTATCGCCTATGATCCTTTTTTAACTGAAGAAAAAGCCGAACAGCTTGGCATTCGCTTCGGTTCTGTTGAGGATGTACTGCGTGCGGCAGATTTTATCACGGTACATACACCGCTTTTAAAAGAAACCAAACATATGCTTAATGCAGAAGCTTTTGATCAAATGAAACAGGGCGTTCAAATCATTAATTGTGCCCGCGGCGGAATAATTGATGAAGATGCAATGTACAGGGCTATTCAATCCGGTAAAGTTGCCGGTGCTGCGATGGATGTGTTTGAAGAAGAACCATTTTTGGACAATAAACTCTTGGAACTCCCGGAAGTAATCGCCACCCCGCACCTTGGCGCAAGTACGGTAGAGGCGCAGGAAAATGTTGCAATCGACGTTTGTCAGGATGTCATCCGCTTTTTAACAGGCGATTCAGTACGAAATCCGGTTAATTTGCCAGCAGTACCACAGGAAATCATGAGCAAAATCGAGCCATACTTTAACCTGGCAGAAAAACTTGGGAACTTCCTAACCCATTTAACAGATGAAGTAATCGAAGAAATAAATATATATTACAGTGGCGATTTATCCGAAATTGAAGCCGCCCCCATTACGAGAAACACGGTAAAAGGGCTGCTCCAGCGACATCTCGGAGATCATATCAATGACGTCAACGCCCTGTTTCTGGCTGAACAAAAAGGAATTTCCATTAATGAAAATAAAACATCCCGTGCACGCGGCTTCACCAATTTACTGACTGTCGAAGTCAAAACGAAATCAGCCACACGAAGCGTTGCCGGCACATTGCTGAACGGTCTCGGCGCACGTATCGTTAAGGTCGACCACTACAGTGTTGACTTCACACCAGCCGGACACCTTGTTGTCATCCATCATCAGGACCAGCCAGGTGTTATCGGTAAAATGGGCAGCCTGCTCGCAGACAACCAGGTTAACATCGCCACCATGCAAGTTGATCGATCCGACATCGGAGGCGACGCAATCATGATGCTCACCGTTGACAGACACCCGGAAAAAGAAATCCTTGACCAGCTGTACGAACTTGATGAAATCAAAGATGTTACCCCGATCGATTTATAG
- a CDS encoding SDR family oxidoreductase → MKGLEGKIALVAGGTRGAGRGIAMELGAAGATVIVTGRTTREEISEYGRPETIEETAELVNELGGVGIARQVDHLEHNQVQILMKEIEREYGRLDILVNDIWGSEYLVEWGKKVWEHSLEKGLRMLRLAIDTHLVTSHHALPLLVKNHGGLVVEMTDGTEEYNNNHYREPLFYDLAKSSVTRMAKGLAKEVSAYGCTAVSLTPGWMRSEIMLEEFGVTEENWMDGTKVDQHFIISETPRFVGRAVAALAQDPEQGKWNGKSLSSGQLAKEYGFYDVDGSQPEAFRYLVEVQEKGKPAIADGYR, encoded by the coding sequence TTGAAAGGACTAGAAGGGAAAATTGCCTTGGTTGCCGGCGGAACACGGGGTGCGGGTCGCGGTATCGCAATGGAATTAGGCGCTGCCGGTGCAACGGTCATTGTAACCGGAAGAACGACTCGGGAAGAAATCTCCGAATATGGCAGACCGGAAACGATTGAAGAGACAGCTGAATTGGTGAATGAACTTGGTGGTGTTGGAATCGCACGTCAGGTAGATCATCTGGAACATAATCAGGTTCAGATACTGATGAAGGAGATTGAGCGGGAGTATGGCAGACTCGATATTTTGGTGAATGATATTTGGGGCAGTGAATATCTGGTGGAATGGGGAAAGAAGGTCTGGGAGCACTCTCTTGAAAAAGGACTGCGAATGCTGCGGCTTGCGATTGATACACATCTTGTGACCAGTCACCATGCACTGCCTTTGTTGGTGAAAAATCATGGCGGGCTTGTCGTCGAAATGACGGATGGTACGGAAGAGTATAACAATAATCATTATCGCGAGCCGTTATTTTACGATTTGGCAAAAAGTTCGGTGACCCGTATGGCAAAAGGGCTTGCAAAGGAAGTTTCAGCTTATGGATGTACGGCTGTTTCACTTACACCAGGTTGGATGCGTTCGGAAATTATGCTTGAGGAGTTTGGGGTGACAGAAGAAAACTGGATGGACGGCACAAAAGTTGATCAGCATTTTATCATCTCGGAAACACCGCGGTTTGTTGGACGTGCAGTCGCGGCTTTGGCGCAAGATCCGGAGCAGGGCAAATGGAATGGAAAATCTCTTTCCAGCGGACAGCTTGCGAAAGAATATGGATTTTATGATGTCGATGGATCACAGCCTGAAGCGTTCCGGTATCTGGTTGAAGTGCAGGAAAAAGGGAAACCGGCAATTGCGGATGGGTACAGGTAA
- a CDS encoding pyridoxal-phosphate-dependent aminotransferase family protein, with protein MSVEDHLLRIPGPTPIPSSVQQAMSKPMIGHRGTETKALLQRIKPKLKTIFGTGQDVLMVTASGTAGLEAAVVNSTSPGDTVLVLVTGAFGERFAKICENHRLHVIRHDIEWGKAVSPDVIQEYASKNPGIKAVFATFCETSTGVLNPVKELAEAVHSHTDALFIADGVSAVGGTEVKMDEWGIDVLVTGSQKAMMLPPGLTFLAVSELAWRIIEKNRNRPFYLDLVKYRDKLADDSTPFTPGLSLFMGLEQVLNLVEEEGLTKVFNRHHLMKEMTRAAFHAMDIPLLTNESDSSPTVTSVAPADFNPEQLRKQVKSDFGLDLAGGQQHLKGKIFRIGHMGYCSPADVLQTISLLEIGIQKLSKRDVIGKGTMEAQKIYLEWT; from the coding sequence ATGTCAGTTGAGGATCATTTGCTTCGAATACCCGGTCCAACCCCTATTCCTTCAAGTGTACAACAAGCCATGAGCAAACCAATGATTGGGCACCGGGGTACAGAAACGAAAGCATTATTACAGCGTATTAAGCCAAAGCTAAAAACCATTTTCGGGACTGGTCAGGATGTTTTAATGGTGACAGCGAGCGGTACAGCAGGACTGGAGGCTGCTGTCGTCAACAGCACAAGCCCTGGAGATACAGTATTGGTGCTCGTTACCGGCGCATTTGGTGAACGATTTGCAAAGATATGCGAAAATCATCGATTACATGTCATTCGTCATGATATTGAATGGGGGAAAGCCGTTTCGCCGGATGTCATTCAGGAATATGCATCAAAAAATCCCGGTATAAAAGCGGTATTCGCTACATTTTGCGAAACCTCAACAGGTGTACTGAATCCGGTAAAAGAACTTGCTGAAGCAGTTCATTCCCATACCGATGCATTATTTATAGCAGATGGAGTTTCGGCAGTTGGCGGAACGGAAGTGAAAATGGATGAATGGGGTATTGACGTCCTTGTCACCGGCTCCCAAAAAGCCATGATGCTTCCGCCCGGGCTTACATTCCTTGCAGTGAGCGAACTCGCATGGCGGATTATTGAAAAAAACAGGAATCGTCCTTTTTATTTGGACCTTGTTAAATACCGGGATAAACTGGCGGATGACTCGACACCATTTACCCCGGGACTTTCTTTATTCATGGGCTTGGAACAGGTACTGAATCTTGTGGAAGAGGAAGGGTTAACAAAGGTGTTCAACCGCCACCATTTAATGAAAGAAATGACCAGGGCGGCATTTCACGCAATGGACATCCCCCTTCTTACAAACGAAAGTGATTCATCACCTACAGTCACTTCGGTTGCACCGGCTGATTTCAATCCGGAACAACTGCGAAAACAGGTTAAGTCTGATTTTGGTCTTGATTTGGCAGGCGGACAGCAGCATTTGAAAGGTAAAATTTTTCGAATTGGACATATGGGATACTGCTCCCCGGCCGATGTCCTGCAAACAATCAGCCTGCTCGAAATCGGTATTCAAAAACTGAGCAAGCGAGACGTTATTGGAAAAGGAACAATGGAAGCACAGAAAATCTACCTGGAATGGACGTGA
- a CDS encoding DinB family protein — protein MKSQLMTEYFQQMERQREAFYHDQDVDFSRAFIRPFPDKWSIGETLYHLVLISRFFRRLSSVYIPVLQPVAYLRRKNPYPTEIHNIYREYNIKKQRPMNAPKLIVPPPGLAEKYNFEEIKEMLSFETVKLRMDLHHIKQDIAGQIYYPDPVAHCPNVIQSVQLLAIHEQHHFNLVRKYESMT, from the coding sequence ATGAAGAGCCAACTGATGACCGAATATTTTCAACAGATGGAGCGGCAGCGCGAAGCATTTTATCATGATCAGGATGTGGATTTCTCGCGGGCATTTATTAGACCTTTTCCGGATAAGTGGTCAATTGGTGAAACGTTGTACCACCTTGTGTTGATATCCCGTTTTTTTCGAAGGCTTTCAAGTGTTTATATTCCTGTATTACAACCTGTTGCCTATTTGCGACGAAAAAATCCTTATCCAACGGAAATCCATAATATTTATCGTGAATATAATATAAAGAAACAAAGGCCGATGAACGCCCCGAAATTGATTGTGCCTCCTCCAGGATTGGCAGAGAAATACAATTTTGAAGAAATTAAAGAGATGCTTTCGTTTGAAACTGTTAAACTGCGAATGGATCTTCATCATATTAAACAGGATATCGCCGGACAAATTTATTATCCGGATCCTGTTGCCCATTGCCCGAATGTCATTCAAAGTGTACAGTTACTTGCAATTCACGAACAGCATCATTTTAATCTGGTCAGAAAATATGAATCTATGACTTAG